Proteins encoded within one genomic window of Lynx canadensis isolate LIC74 chromosome B2, mLynCan4.pri.v2, whole genome shotgun sequence:
- the BAG2 gene encoding BAG family molecular chaperone regulator 2: MAQAKINAKANEGRFCRSSSMADRSSRLLESLDQLELRVEALREAATAVEQEKEILLEMIHSIQNSQDMRQISDGEREELNLTANRLMGRTLTVEVSVETIRNPQQQESLKHATRIIDEVVSKFLDDLGNAKSHLMSLYSACSSEVPSGPVDQKFQSIVIGCALEDQKKIKRRLETLLRNIENSDKAIKLLEHSKGAGSKTLQQNAEGKFN, translated from the exons ATGGCTCAGGCGAAGATCAACGCGAAAGCCAACGAGGGGCGCTTCTGCCGCTCCTCCTCCATGGCCGACCGCTCCAGCCGCCTGCTGGAGAGCCTGGACCAGCTGGAGCTCAG GGTGGAGGCTTTGAGAGAAGCGGCAACTGCTGtggagcaagagaaagaaatcctcCTGGAGATGATCCACAGCATCCAGAATAGCCAGGACATGAGGCAGATCAGCGATG gagaaagagaagaattaaaTCTGACGGCAAACCGTTTGATGGGAAGAACGCTCACCGTTGAAGTTTCAGTAGAAACTATTAGAAATCCCCAGCAGCAAGAATCCTTAAAGCATGCCACCAGGATTATTGATGAGGTGGTCAGTAAGTTTCTGGATGATTTGGGAAACGCCAAGAGTCACTTGATGTCACTGTACAGTGCTTGTTCATCTGAGGTGCCATCTGGGCCTGTTGACCAGAAGTTTCAGTCCATAGTGATTGGCTGTGCTCTTGAAgatcagaagaaaattaagagaagatTAGAGACTCTGCTTAGAAATATTGAAAACTCTGACAAGGCCATCAAGCTGTTAGAGCATTCTAAAGGAGCTGGTTCCAAAACTCTGCAACAAAATGCTGAAGGCAAATTTAATTAG